The segment GGCAGTTCCCCAGAGTTCATGAGAAGACAATTTTCTGGTAGTTCGTGAGGTAAGAGGAGGTTTCCGAGAGTtaacaaggtagaggtcagtgcgccaTACTACAACACCATCCCCtttgtctgtgggtttgatggtgaggttaggattggtgcggagACAGTGGAAGGCAGTGCGTTCAGTGGGCAGAAGGTTTGAGGAGGAGAGAGGTGTGCTGAATTTGAGTCGATCATTGTCTCTTCGGTAATttgagatgaaaagatccagacaAGCAGGATGTCCAAGAGGAGGAGAATGGTTGGAGACAGTAGAAGAGGTCTTCAGTGCAGGGTGGggaattcttgccaaagaagtgAGCTCGGAGATGGAGACGACAGAAGAAGAGCTCGGCATCATGGTGGGTAGAACTGAAGGGCGACAAAGGTAAAGCTGCTGCTGAGGACAGAACATCCTTCCTCAGCGAGGGGAAAGTCCAAAAGAATGGTGAAGACACAGCAGGGattagagctgggatcagaggggcagGAGAGTTGGAGGCatcggggggggggttggggtgttcagggaaggtAGGGTAGGAGAAAGATAGAGGTTCTGAGGACCTAAGAAGTGACAGGGGAGCCTAAGTGATCGGGGgttggagagtggtggtgggtGAAGGGGAGCCCGGGGCCCGGCAGCAATGAGGAGATTTTGGCCTGAAGCTGATGGCAGCAGAATCTGGGCTGGAATCGGAGCTAGAGGCCATGTAATTCGAGGTCTGAAGGCTTCCAGTATCGTTGGAACGAGGGTTGGAGATGGCAGGATCAGTTGCCTGGAGATGGGTGATCCTTTTATCTTTCCTGGATGTAAAAAAAGGTGAAAACTAGCAATTGATGGTGTGGATCCAGCAGAGGATGAAATTACTCCCTTGTGTAATTCTGCTTTTCTCTTCAGAATTATACATTCCGTTTATATTGTCACTATTTTACCTTGCAGGTTTTAAAATTAAACACAGTAAAATGTAATTCTTGTCAAAGTGAGCCACTATCAACCATCTTTCATCTGATCTTCCTTATCTAAATGAAACGGAAAAGAAATAATACCTTAACTGATGTGTGACACTCAATGTGATTGAAATATTATTTAATAACATAACATGTGAAATGAAGTTTCAAAGCAATGGTTGCCGAAAGTTTCATATTATTGTTTTCATTTTCAGATTTGTACAGCTTCACATGAATCCTTTCTGAACTGAATTGTGGTAACAGGACTTCCTGGTTCGTTCCGTGACACTGGAAGTGTGATGTGGTTGTCCCAGGTGTGAGTCACACCTCTATGCAAAGGTCACAAGGTGTAGCGTCATCCGTGCACTGTTTGTTCTCTTTTTGGTCTATGTGGGGCAATGTGAACTTCCCAGTCCCCTGGTCTTCTCAGTGCATCACTGGAGATGTCATTTGCTCAGGCAAAATCTTAAAACCCAACCTGACAACAGACAATCTGAAACCTTACACTTCCTCCACCCTTCAATCACCACTCCAACCCACCACCCTCCATCCCCAAACTTCCACTCCAATACCCGTCCCTCCACATCCAATCCACCCGTCCAGTCACACTTCCTCTACCCTTCAAATCAACACTTCAATCCCCCTTCCTCCACCCTGAAAACTACTGCTCCAATACTTCTACCTCTACTTTCTACCCTCCCCACCACTTCAGTCTTCCTATCTCCAGCCTCCAAACTACTGCTCCATACGTCCTCCCTCCATCCTTCAACTCACCACACCGTTCCACTTTCTGCCAATCTCCAAACTATCACTCAATGCCTTCCCTCCTCCCTCCAATCCTACTCtaatctccctccctccaccctccaaACCAACACTCTAATTCTCCTCCCTCTGCCCTCCAAACCAACACTCTAATCACCTTCCCTCTACCCTCCAAACCATGACTCCATTATCCTCCCTCCAACCTTTACAACAGCACTTGCAAAGTCCCATTTGTATAACTTTCCCATGCTTGCCTCTCTTCAGGTATGAAGCAGTTTCCTTCAATTTATAATAAAAGATGACATCATATGATGTCATAAAAGTTCTATTTTACATGCACAGATGATGTGTTTCATTAAACAAGAGTAACATGGTTACAGAATAAAGCCACAAGACCATATGACAAAGGAGCTGAAttacaccatttggcccatcgagtccgttcTGCCATTCGTTCATGCAGGATTCATTGTTCTTCTTagccccaattctcctgccttcttccctttcttttgaagcccttactcatcaagaatctatcaacctccactttaaatatcagttggcctccaccaccatctgtggcaattcacgaatcacctccctctggctaatgaaattcctcaacATGAAGATGCAGAGGTTATTTAAAGAAGTGGATTGGAGTCATGATCTAATTGCATGGCAGAACAGACCTCAGGAGAGGGCCTACTCCAGTCTCATTGACTATTTCAGTTATCATGAGCCTCTTGCTTCCAGTGGGGTTGAACACTGAGTTATGATGCAAAGCTCATTGTTGTTTCTACAAGCTTTCTTTGGTCTAAAATAATTACGAATTTCTACAGaagcaaaataataaataattgcaTCCAGACAGCAGTTTCCATTAGCCAGACAAATAGATATACGAACAAAAGTGCGAACAATATTCTGCTTTACACAATTTTGTTCTGAGCTCTCAAACACAAATTGAAGAAAATATCCTATATGAAAGGGcaaatagcaaatgaaaaaacTGGTCAGGGTTGTAGCAATGATTACTATGGTTTTGCTAAACCGAATACTTCCATAAGATTCCATTTTTCTTTTGTGAAGTGTTGTGATAATCTGAAATGAGCAGAAACTCAAAATGATAGCGGGAATTATAAATCCAACCAGCTCAATGACAATGACAATCCAGGAGCTGGGAGGGTGCTGGGacctattgacaaagcattggcGCTGGTTTTGGTTTTGAGCTTCTATGGTGGAATGTATTTGCAGGGGAATTCTTATCAGACACACCAAAGTCCAGGTTACACCACATGCAATCGCAGCTTTCACTGGTGACCTGTAACGAACTGCATTTAATGGGTACTTTATTGCAATGTATCGATCCACGCATATGCAGACAGTGATGTAGATACTCACATACATGTTCAGAAAATAAAGACATTCAAGAAATGCGCAGAAGCCTAATCCGAGATTCCAGTCATGCTTGTAGCTGTATAGCTTGAAAGGTAAAGATAGAAGCACCAGGGTATCAGCCACAGCCAGGCTGGTCATGTAAATTGTGGTCTCCGTCCACTTcctgagcttccagcagaacacCCACAGGGCCATTGCGTTGAACGGTAATCCCAGTAGAAATATTGGGATGTACATGTAAAACTGAATCAACTGCACGCTCTTAATCTCTGTAATATTGCACCACATTTCTTCTGAACTGCCAAGCTGTAAGAGAGTAAcacaatatatatatacaaaGTAAGATGTGTGTTCAATGAAGCTTTGAATACTCACAACTTCTTAACTGAGTTTCTTCAATCAAGGCTTCCTTTGACAATATTAATTGAACTGTATGCACGAGATCCTTTACTAATAACAGAATATCCATTCAATACATGCTCATACATTTGAAATTGCCCGTCCTGTTGAGGATGATTTAGGCAGTGGGGTATAGTTTATAGACAGTTTAGCAGAGAAGGCATTAGGAGCTAACAATTATAAAATTCTAATGTCTTCACGTCTGAAACCTGGGCAAAAAATAAATTGCTGGTagaactcagtgggttaggctgcatctgtggaggctTTTGCTCTTCCCATCTGGTCAAAAGCTGATGACCACCCTCCTTAGTAATAAGAGCACCATCAGTCTTAACGTCATCTGCACCTTTACTGATCATATTTTTTCAGATTCACATCCAGATGATTAATGTAAATAACAAACAGTAAGTGTCCTCGCACCAATCCCCATGGTCATAGGCTTACAATCATCAAAACAACCCTCAACTGTCCCTCCCGGGTTCCTATCACTAAGTCGATTTTGAATCTAGTTTGCTAAACTGCCCTGAATCCAGTAGGCTCTcaatttttgtttttatattttattttttattgagatacagtgtggaataggaccTTCCACCCCTGTGatgaaaccagttagaatgctctccatagtacatctctagaaatttgtgagtgtctttggtgacataccaaatttcctcaaactcctaatgaaatatatctgcTGCCTTACCTTTTTTGTAACTGTATTCATATGTATGGCCCAGGATAGGTCGTTAGAGGTGTCaaaaccaggaacttgaaattgctcaccctttccagtactgatccctcgatgaggacggGTGTGTGCTTCCTTGTTctaccctttctaaagtccacagtcagttctttggtcttactgatgctgattTCAAAGTTGTTGTGATATGAATCAACCAGCTGACCTATTTCACTTCTGTACGCCTTCTTGTTACCcctgaaattctgctaacaatagttgtgtcatcagcaaatttgtaggttgcatttgagctgtgcttatccgcacagtcatgggtgtagagagaattgagcagtgggctaagtacacacccttgaggtgtggCAGTGTtcgagatgttatttccaatccacatagACTTTGGACTTCCAGTGAGGAAGCTgatgatccaattgcagagagggATATAGAGCTTCTTAATCGGAACtttaggaatgattgtgttaaatgctgagttgtagtcaataaatagGATCTTGACGTAAGTAGcaatattgtccaggtgatccaaagatgtgtgaagagccaatgagatcgctTTCACTGTaggcctattgtggtgataggcaatttgtagtgggtccaggtccttgctgacaCAAGAGTTGTTTCTAGCCTTAACAAACCTCTCAAAGTAGTTCATTTCCgtaaatgtgagtgctactggacgatagctGTATAAGCCCTCTCACTCTGCTCCtcttgggtactggtatgattgctgctctttgaagcaggtgggaacttccgactaTAGCAGCATGAGACTGAAATATTCCTTGAGCATACccataggttttcagagccctaccaggtacaccactgGGGTATATCACCCTGCGAGGGATTATTCtcctgaaagatgttctgacatcggtctccaagacagagatcacagggtcaccggacgCTGCCtttcctcatagctgtagtttcaTTCTTCctctcaaagcatgcataaagggcattgagctcatctgggaatgaaaCATCACTGCCGTTCATGATGTTAGcgttcgctttgtaggaagtactgGCCTGCAAAGCCTGACAGAGCTGACGTACATCTGATTCCACCTCTaaactcaatcagaattgttcttTTGCTCTTGAGATAGCTCTCTGTAAGTCATACCTGGCCTTCTTGTATTGTCTtggatcaccagacttgaatgccacatttctagccctcagcagactacaaatctcctggcTCACCCAAGCTTTTTGATTTGGATGTGTACAGTATGTTCTTGTAGATatgcactcatccacacaggttttaataaaGCCAGTGATAACTGTGGTCTATTCTttcagactcgaagatgaatccctgaatactgtcTAGTCCatcaactcaaagcagtcctgtaaatgcttctctgacctttcttgtcCATTCCTTCTTGATCCTCTCTACTGGTGCTgctgtcttcagtctctgcctgtcctCAGGGAGTAGGAGTGCAGCTACTAGGTGATCAGACTGTCccaagtgtgggtgtgggatggcatAGTAGGCGTTCTTGATGGTAGTATAATTGTTGTCCAGTGTGTTAACTGTTCCCACAAGTGATATTTGTGTGATAATTATCTAGGGACTTTTTCATTCTGGCCTTGTTAAAATTCCCCTAAATGGCGGGAAAGGCGTCAGGATGTGCTATTTCATGCCTGTTGATTAAGTCGCTCAGTTAGTCTGGAGCTTGCCTGACACGGGCCTGAGTTGGAATGCTACCAAGATGATGGCTGAAAATTCCCGCAGAAGATGAAACAGACGACACTTGACCGCCAGATGTTGCAGGTCGGGCCAGCAGGACTGGGAAAGAACTGCCACGTTTGTGCACAATGAAGAATTAATTAAAAAGCATCCTCCTCCTCTTCTGCCTTGAAAAACTCAGCTGTACCATCTTGGTGGTGAACTGTGAAACCAGCGAGCTGTATCGCTGCGTCCAGAATAGCGGGGGATATCCAAGCCTCCGTGAAACAAAAACAAACGTAACACACTCATGttcctctggtacagcaatcttactCTGAGGTGTTCGGATTTTATTTTCAGAGACTGAACGTTTGCCAGCAGAATAGATGATAATGGAAGTCGGAACCCTTTTCACCTTAAACGAACATTTAAACCAGCACGCATCCTCTCTTCTGCTGTTTTAAAGGGGTACCGTACTTGCGACCGTAGACTTTCACCCGAGATTCATCGACTTTGAGTAGCGGTAGATTTTTTAAACGCCTTAAGACGTTGTTGCTTACTGTATTGTCCATGGCCATAGCTGTGGATTTCAGTTGTAGCCTTCTAAAACGGAAATATTTGAAGATCTCCATCAGACCGGCTCGCACAGCCGCCGCTTTATTTGCACCACAGAGGTTCTCCTGTCTTTGTAAGATAATCTTTCCCCGTGTGGTTTTGTGCTGCACTATCAGTAACTGAAGCAAAGTGATAGTTTCAATGAGTGTAGCAACTGGCACTAAATGAGACTATCCTCAGCCCACACCCCACAGGCTCAGACTTTCCCTGAAAATTCATCCCTTAGTCCCAATTTCTAATCACTATGTCCAACCTGATTCATACCACCACTCCATCCAGTCTCCCACTCCTACCACTATATCCTTCTCTTTGTTTCTCCTAGCTAACACATCACTGCTTCGGGAAAACTTTTTGCATCATTACTTCAAATGTTGCAGATTTCTTTTTCTGGCAAACCTGGGATCATTGAAATAAAAAATTGAAATTTAACCAAAGTCAGATAATTTAACCAAACCCAGAGATCTTAAAATGTACCATTTCCAGCAATTGTTTTAGTTCTACAAGAAATTTCAGATGTCAACTTGTCCTACTAATTTATGGCACTTCTTAGTAAATCTTTGTTAATTACAGCTAGGGACCTACTTACTCAGCTGCATCATCCCTTTCTGAGGTTTAATCTTTCCTGCTGTCTGTTCTTCTCTTTTGTTCTCTCTCAAATTACATTAAAACTTTCCCAATGCTGATAAATGTTTATCAATATCAATTGttatttttttccccctccaACAAATTTTGACCATGGCAGAGAACTTGCTAAGTTGTTGTCATTCCACACCATAAGCCTCCAGAAGATCCTTCGTATTTTCTGGCCAAGGAAGATCTCCAACCATGTCCTACTCCCTCAACGTAACCTAGAGGACATGGCCACCATCATCTTAATGAGGAAATGCTGGAGGTGGATTGGGCACATGATGAGAAGacaggccaactccatcatcaagacagcacttcatcGGACCCTTGAAGGACAGAAGAAACATGGAAGACCAAAGAAAACTTGGCGCTGTACCGTGGTGACAGAAATGAGGATGCTGAATCACgtctggggcacaatagagaaaatGGCCAAGGACAAACAGAAGAAAGAGCTTCATTACTACCCTAAATATGAGCAGCTTAACTGGCAAGAGAGAAATATTGACCAGCTGAGAATttctagaattttctgttttacttAAGACTTTTATTGCAACATGTTTCTGACTATTTGACAGTGAACATATTTCCAAAATCTCTATGAAACATTTCAAacaatttctgtttttaattaCATTCGCCAGTACATGAGTACATTGCTTGTTAAGTGTATGCAAAGTGAAGTAGTGCAGTGACAGTTTGCTTGTTCCCTGTGTTTTTCCAGACAAGAAACTTTGTATCTGCAAAGCCATCTCAGTACTGACCTCACCTGACTCTACTCAGTTGAATATTTTCAGGAAGTCTAAGGGTGATGGTACAACCACTAAGGCTGTTGCTAAAAATTCTAATCTTAACTGCAATGCAATGTTCTTTTTTAACAGATGCTTGGGGTTGAAGATGTAATTGTTTCCTCTCCCACTTTGCAGGTTCTGAGCGGCAAGACCAATTTTTATAGCCCATTCCTAACTCTTCCTGAGAAGGTAGAATGAGTGCTAACTTGTAACACTGCAGTCCTTCTCGTGAAGGAGCACAATGGTGGGTATGCTGGTCTATGATAGGATGCTGATGTTCACTTGGTTTCCTTTCTAGTGATTTGGAGGGGTTTTGCAGAGATAGTTTTGATGGTGCCTCTCCAGTGCTTTGAGATGCCGGCTGTAGGAAGTCCATGTTTCAGAAACTCAGAGGAGGTCAATGATAACTGCTCaacatgtcatgaagtttgtgagTTTGAAGTTTTGATCCTCAAGTACTCTTTTGCTTAATCCACCAAATATTGTCCTACCCGCTGAAGGTGGTAGTAAGTATCATCACTAATATCTACCTTCTTGGCTCTTGAAACTTATTATCTAGGGAATGATTGTAGATCAATATTGTTAGGGAAGTGCTATGTGATTGGGGGCAGTTTGGTAGATGAACTTTGCTTAATGGATTTTTAGCAGTACACAGTATATCTCATATATTTCTGCAGACAAGTCAATACTTACTTGAAACTCAGCCTCCAAATGTAATCATATGCAGTTCGAGCAATCTCGGTACTGGAGTGAGTGTAGTGTAGATCAAACAGTTTCCTCTTTGTCCTGGCAATTAGCTCCACTTCAGCAGGAATCTTTTTGGAAGCAAAGTGGGTGGGGTTGAATTAAATTAGACTGGTTTGATTTGATCATATTGTCATAGGTACAGTGAAAAagctgtcttgcatactgtttggacagattaattcattacaacaatgcattgaggtagcatGAGGTAAAATGATTCTGGAATGCAGAATAAGGTCTTACcgagaaagtgcactgcaggtagacaataagaagGTAGGCTGTGTGGttaggagtccatcttatcatactagggaactgttCAACAGTTTTATAATTGATGAAAAAATTATCAGGATTAAACTGGTCTGCATTGAGATTGAGTTAGTACTGGCCATCATACAGCAGAGGTGGGATGGAAACATGACCTGTGAGAGGGTGCTGACTGCAGAATCAGAATGGTTATAGAGCAGAGGaagatcattcaattcattgAGTCCACACCAGTTCAATACAAGAACAACTCACTAGGTTCATTAATAATGAATCTGTCTTCACTTCCATTCCTGGTAGTACAACTGGCCACTTATATCTTAAATAAGGTTTCCTTCATGTTGCTTTTTGTTCTTATGCCCTTCACCTTTATTCTCTGTCGAGTGGTTCTTGATCCCTCGGTGAATAGAAACATTTATGCTCTGTCTACTCTGGCCAGTCCTATCATGGTTTTAATATCCTAATCAAATCTCCTCAATACCTTCCCTCTTTCAGTGAGACCAACCCCAGCCTCTTCAGTCCATCCACATATCGAAAGCCTCTCATATCTGAAATAaatctctccaaagccttcataacttttccaaacaacacacacaaaaaaatgctggtggacgcagcaggccaggcagcatctataggaagaggtacagtcgatgtttccggctgggacccttcgtcaggactaactgaaagaagagatagtaagagatttgaaagtcaaCTGAAAGaatagatagtaagagatttgaaagagatttcaaatctcttattatctcttctttcagttagtcctgatgaagggtcccagcccgaaacgtcgactgtacctcttcctatagatgctgcctggcctgctgcattccaccagcattttttgtgtgtgttgtctgaatttccagcatctgcagatttcctcatgtctgcgATATTTTCTTCCAAAATGTGATGCTCAGATGAAGGCACAGTGCCCAGTTCTGGTGGTAACAGAGTGCTGTAAAATTTAACTGTGACTTTGTTGCTTTTGTTTCCCTTGTCTCTTACTATTAGGCTCAGGATTCtatgcacttttttaaaaaactacttTCTCTCCCTGCCCTACCACTTACAAAGAATTATGCAGCGATACCTGAAACTGCTCAGTCCTTATGCTCCTTGTCAGAACCAAGTCCTCCAGTTTACATTTCTCATTACTCCTACAAACATCTACTGACATGACCTTTCAACCATCTGAAGCAATCATTCCACCAAACTGTTCAAATCTcctagaaaataaaaaaaaacttcaaggACTAAAAATCcaaaaaacaaaacacaaaatactggaagaattcaACAGTTGGAAAGAGAGAAGTAGTTAATAGTTCAGATACTGGACACGTCTGGTAtgggatccttcatcagaaccggAAACACTTAttcctcttttcacagatgcctgatttgctgagtgtttCGAGTCTTTTTCTGTGTTTGTTTTAAATCTCCTGGAAGTCTAATACTGTTCTGTTCATAGTTCATAAGTCTCCATATTCTCTGTAAATTGGGAATTATGTCTAATAAGAAAAGTGAAAGAGTTGTGGAATCAAATGGTGTAAAAGCATGCCTTTGACCCACTGAGTCCAAATGGAATATTGAACATCCATTGTTCATTAATTCTACCCATCAATTTGCTTTCAAATTCTATGATCTATTCTAAGGTCAATGTACAGCAGTCAACTAAACTACCACTGGCACATTTTCAGTAAGAAACTGGGGCGCCCGGAGAAAATCCATgtagtgacagggagaacgtgcaaactccatacagaaagCATCAAAGggtaggattgaacccaggtgacTGGTGTGAGACACCAGCTCTTCTGGCTGCACCAGGCTATTGCCTTAAACAATCAGCAAACTTTGAAGAATAAATATGATATAATAATTGTCCATATATAAATGTACAAaaaagaaaatgttggaagtTCAAAATGTTGGAAGTTCCATTGTCTTTACTTCTTGGGATTCAATCATCTCCAACATTTTAGATAGAAGCTCAGCCAGTTCTAGGAACTTCTTAACCGAACCCTGGGGAGCTTCACTGTACACCTTCCTCCAGTTTCAGAAATGGCTTTTATCTACTGCTCTCAGTTTCCTGTTACTTAAACAGTCTTCTGTCTGAGTTGCTACAGATGCTGTTTTTTCCATCAACTTTTATGTGGTGCCTTATCagattagttcacaacagggggatgggaaccagtgcagagagacagaggggtgtaaagtgagggtagaagcaaaaagtactatggaggaaagtaaaagtggcaggccgacaaatccaggggaagcattaaaaagggccacttttcagcataattgtataagggctaagagagttgtaaaagagcacctgaaggctttgtgtgtcaatgcaaggagcattcgtaataaggtggatgaattgaaagtgcagattgttattaatgattatgatatagttgggatcacagagacatggctccagggtgaccagggatgggagctcaacgttcagggatattcaatattcaggagggatagacatgaaggaaggggaggtggggtggcgttgctggttacagaagagattaacgcaatagaaaggaaggacataagccgggaagatgtggaatcgatatgggtagagctgcgtaacactaaggggcagaagacgctggtgggagttgtgtacaggccacctaacagtagtagtgaggtcggagatggtattaaacaggaaattagaaatgtgtgcaataaaggaacagcagttataatgggtgacttcaatctacatgtagattgggtgaaccaaattggtaaaggtgctgaggaagaggatttcttggaatgtatgcgggatggttttttgaaccaacatgtcgaggaaccaactagagagcaggctattctggactgggttttgagcaatgaggaagggttaattagcaatcttgtcgtgagaggccccttgggtaagagtgaccataatatggtggaattcttcattaagatggagagtgacatagttaattcagaaacaaaggttctgaacttaaagagggg is part of the Mobula birostris isolate sMobBir1 chromosome 4, sMobBir1.hap1, whole genome shotgun sequence genome and harbors:
- the LOC140196414 gene encoding G-protein coupled receptor 35-like, with amino-acid sequence MNTVTKKLGSSEEMWCNITEIKSVQLIQFYMYIPIFLLGLPFNAMALWVFCWKLRKWTETTIYMTSLAVADTLVLLSLPFKLYSYKHDWNLGLGFCAFLECLYFLNMYVSIYITVCICVDRYIAIKYPLNAVRYRSPVKAAIACGVTWTLVCLIRIPLQIHSTIEAQNQNQRQCFVNRSQHPPSSWIVIVIELVGFIIPAIILSFCSFQIITTLHKRKMESYGSIRFSKTIVIIATTLTSFFICYLPFHIGYFLQFVFESSEQNCVKQNIVRTFVRISICLANGNCCLDAIIYYFASVEIRNYFRPKKACRNNNELCIITQCSTPLEARGS